In Armatimonadota bacterium, the genomic stretch AGCATCTTGTATCTGGCCAGCCAATACGGAGATTCTTTCGTTGTGAGCGGCGGAGCCGGTGAACTCTCGGAAGCCCAGCTGACCGAGGCATTCCCGATCCGTACGAAGCAATCGATCGCCCTTGTTCGCGAGCAGGCAGATGCTTGTAGCGCACATCTTGAGCCAGGCTATCCGAGTGCAAATATCGTCCTGACTCTCGACAACAAAGTGATCGGGTTATTGACCGTACTCGCGGATGACCGAGACAAGCTATTTGAAGCGATGGAGGCACTTGAGCCGACAGCCGCTCTCGTCTCGACGATGGTCGCTGAAGAGCAACGCATCGGTTCGATGGAGCGCCGCCTAACAGAAACGGAAATCCTTTACACGGTGGTCGCCACCGCCGACGGCGGACTCACTCGAGCCGAAGTTGCGACCAGAGTCGCCCGAGAGTTCCAGTCAGTTCTTCAGTTAGAGCACCTCGCAATCCATGCGATTGAAGCGGACGATGATGTTGTACTTGCCCAAGAAGGTCGAGATATGTTCCTCTTGGATTCAATGAAGTTCGAGCAGGGACGAGGAATCGAGGGCTGGATTTCCAGCGGAAGCGGAGAAATCTGCTTGATCGATGCCCGATCAAACGACATGCTCCCTAGCGAGTTGATTATCAAGGAGCGAATCGGCTCCTGTGTCATTCTCCCGATTGGATCCGAGTCCAACCCAGTGGGATACATCTCCGCCGCCAGCGGACGCATCGCTGGAATCGACATGAGCGACGTGGAAACCCTTCGCGCCGCCGCCGCCGAGCTCTCTCGCTTGCTAACCAGACGGGAGCGACCCGATGAAGATTCCGACGGCATCCTCTCTCCGAAGCAGTTCATTTCGCGAGTGTCTCGCGTTGAAGGCGTGATGATTACCCTTCTTCCACTGCAGATCAAGGATCTGGAGCAGAAATACGGCAAGCCGGCAATGGCCCACGCAATGCGGACCATCATGCTCCGAATTCGCCCACACGTTCCTTACGGAGCGTTGATGTGCCGACACCCGGACGGCATGTTCATGGTCTACCTTCCTGGCGCATCGCGAGAAGCTGCCACCGAGTGGGCAAACGAGATCAGCGCGAAGACTCCGTCGGCGGGTATCCGAACCCCGGACGGCTCCGAGCGAATCCCGCTCCAGTTGCGAGTGAAGGTCGCGGCTCTGGATCCGAGAACCAGCCCGCAAATCAACCGGCTTTTGGCCGCGTCTTAATCTGACAAGCAGTTTTACTAGGGTGTTTGGCACGCGATGCCAGATACCCTTTAGGGAGTGCAATCCTGCTCTACTTCTTACCTGCCAGCTATCAGCCGCCGAGCGAACGCTCGTCTGTTGCGAGTTGCTGGGCAAGAGTTTCTGAAGGGCAATCATGCAGCGGCGAGTTCCACTTGCCGAACCCTTCTTGAGGCAGATCCCACCCACCTCGGCGCCCTTGAACTCATGGCCAAGTGCCTTTGGGCGAAGCAAGATTTCGTTGCTCTTGAGCAAGCCACCCGTTGCCTGATTGCTCTCAACCCGTTCGAGCCAGGCTACTTTGGCCTGCGCGGGATGGCCCTGCGCGCCCTCGGGCGATATGGCGAAGCAACCCAAGCTTTGCGGCGAGACCCCAACTCGACGAGTCAGCTCGCCGACCTCGAGGCATTTCAGTCAACTCTGGTGCGGGACTTGATCGAACACGACGCAGTGTTTGCCGCTCAGTACGCAAAGTCACCAGAAGTGGCAGCCAAAGACAAAGGTCTGGCCCCGACACTGTCTAGCCGAAGCCAGTCACGGGCTACACCCAAGACCAGAAAATCGCTCTCAATTCGCCAGTACAACTAAGCTCCACAGAGCTGGCGATAGGTTCGGAGAATTCGCCTGACGTAGTTCTGCGTTTCTCGATAAGGCGGAACTCCGCCGTGCTTCTTCACTGCTCCTGGTCCAGCGTTGTAGGCGGCCAACGCCAAAGCAAGTCTTTGTGCATTGTCTTCGCTCGCGCCGTACCTGTCCATCTGAGTCTTCAGATACTTGACGGTGCCATAAAGGTTCTCGTTAGTATTCCACGGGTTTCTAACACCTAGTTCACGAGCGGTTTCCGGCATGAGCTGACCGAGACCGGTTGCCCCTGGACCTGAGAGTTCGGCAGGATTAAAGTCGCTTTCGGCGATGAGCAGGGCCATCACCAGCCGGGCATCGACGTTGTAGTTCACGCTCCACCCAATCACTGCAGAAGCGATCTCGTAGGCTTTGTCGTAGCTCAGCCGTTTGTTATGATTCTTGATGAACGCCGCGTATGTCGGAGCGTAGGCCGCAATTGCCTCTCTAGCCGGAAGCGGTCGCCCTTTTGACGATGCGCTTCGAGAAACCTTGGTTGAAGTCGCTCGCGTTGTGGTCGTCTTTGCCGTCGTTTTCTTCGGCTGAACATCGAACCTCGCCACGTCAGACTCAGCGCTTGCCATCAAAAGAGCCAACGTCACTGCGCCATACTGCTCTTCTCGGGTGGCTTTTACGAGCAATCGCGCCTGGACTGTGCCGCCCTTTAGCCAGGCGGGAACCACCTCGGCGTCAATCACCTGGAGCGAGGAACCTAACTCAGCGGAGATGGAACTCTTTCCGTCCATGTCCATGATCCCGTTGACCGTGCATTTCAGTTCGAAAATCTTTGAACCCACGAAGGAATCAAGCTCGGCAATGCTAACGGGAGCGGTGATTTTGTGCTTCTTACGCAATGCCAGATATTCACTTGGCGATTGCGCCAAGCTCATTCCCGTGGTGAGAACCACTGCCAGAATTGCTACCCATCTCATATTCATTCGTTTCGAGGGTCAAGCTGGCGGACAGATCGGGATTCGAACCCGAGAAGAGATGTTATCCCTTACCCACTTAGCAGGCGGGCGCTTTCGTCCACTCAGCCATCTGTCCGCTTGTTTTGGACACCTCAGTATATCTTATCGGTAGAACGCCCTGCTTGCGGCATGGTTCGGCGTGCTTTGTACCGGGTTTATTGGTGGAATAATGAACGTAGAAGGAGATAGATGTCGCAACCAATCATGTTTTACGATGGCGAATGCGGCCTCTGCTCGCGCACAGTACAGTGGTGCCTGTGGCACGACAAGCGCGGAGTCGTGCGTTTCGCCCCAATTCAAGGTTCAACTTACGCGGCTTTGGACAACCCGAACAAACCGACAGATGTTAGCACCATGGTTCTCGCCGAAGGCGATCAGCTCTTCATCAAGTCCACCGGTGTTCTTCGCCTCATGACGAAGATGGGCGGCATCTGGAAACCTTTCGGTCATCTCGGGCTTGTCTGTCCTAGAGGACTTCGAGACAATGTCTACGACTTCGTCGCCAAGCGTCGACTCAAGTTCTTCGGCAAGGCCGACTCCTGCACGCTTCCCAGCCCTGAGCAACGAGTCCGGTTCTTACAGTAGGCTCGCCTGCCCGTTACCTATGAGTTCCAGGACTTTCTCCAAGCTCTCCTGCAAAGGGCGATCCCCGTAAACCACCACATCGGCGTGCGCACACGTCGGTTGGACAAATCGCTCGTGCATCGGGTTCACATGACTTCGGAATCGGGTGGTCACTTCGTCCTCATCTCTTCCGCGCTCATCGATGTCGCGGCGAAGGCGGCGCATGAAACGGAGCTCATACGGAGTCTCCACAAACACCTTCGTCCCACAAAGCTCATTTAGCTCGGGCCAGTAGAGCGCGAAGAGCCCCTCAACAATGATCGTCGAGCACGGTGAAATTTCCTCTCCGAAGACTGCCCGGGTGTGCTTGGTGAAGTCATAAATTGGCTTCTCAACCGTCTGGCCGTCCAAAAGCATCGCAAGATGCTCAGTCATCAGCACGTGGTCAATCGCATCCGGGGCATCGAAGTTAACCAGCTCGCGCTCTTCAAAAGTGAGATGATTGAGGGGGCGGTAGTAGTCATCAATCCGAACGACAACTGCGCCAGTTGCTGTTGCCAAGGCGTCAGCCAAAGTCGATTTCCCCGACCCAGTCCCTCCTGCAATTGCGATCAGCACCCAACTAGTTTATCAGACAAGCTACCGCCCTACAAATGCTTGGTCTACCGGCTTTTTAGCACTTCATGAACTGCACGCTCCAACTGAGGATCTCGTCCCGCCCTAACATCAGCCACCGTCCACGGAACTTGGATATCTGGCTGGATCCCAACTCCGACAAACTTAGTCCCGTCCGGCAGAAGATCCTGCTTGGTACAAACCCTTGCCGAACCGCCGCCAGGCAAGTTAAACGACAGAGGCTGGCCCGTTGACCCACCAGTAGGCATTCCCACCACTGGCCCGACATTTGCTGCCCGCCAGTACCCAGTCCAGTCCTCTGCGGCACTGAACGTTCGAGGC encodes the following:
- a CDS encoding GAF domain-containing protein translates to MIELSVRLLLGGLLVFVAGALGVPAFPIAFKVGIMQVALAYLHNRLEARSLRTPALAAILAGIDSVLITLTLAAIPNGLGVYSLVALAPIIIAAAKHRANPFLMAPIAAASIVVAHMLHHSWKLPPNEILIQSLLFLAIGSLVKPMKVQREIVIEQVEGPTREEIDLSPIVLEAENQILELRESYRQMCDAYRVLYRKSHKDRVAAIIAEARGGYFRLCEKIVEASGARGSILYLASQYGDSFVVSGGAGELSEAQLTEAFPIRTKQSIALVREQADACSAHLEPGYPSANIVLTLDNKVIGLLTVLADDRDKLFEAMEALEPTAALVSTMVAEEQRIGSMERRLTETEILYTVVATADGGLTRAEVATRVAREFQSVLQLEHLAIHAIEADDDVVLAQEGRDMFLLDSMKFEQGRGIEGWISSGSGEICLIDARSNDMLPSELIIKERIGSCVILPIGSESNPVGYISAASGRIAGIDMSDVETLRAAAAELSRLLTRRERPDEDSDGILSPKQFISRVSRVEGVMITLLPLQIKDLEQKYGKPAMAHAMRTIMLRIRPHVPYGALMCRHPDGMFMVYLPGASREAATEWANEISAKTPSAGIRTPDGSERIPLQLRVKVAALDPRTSPQINRLLAAS
- a CDS encoding transglycosylase SLT domain-containing protein produces the protein MRWVAILAVVLTTGMSLAQSPSEYLALRKKHKITAPVSIAELDSFVGSKIFELKCTVNGIMDMDGKSSISAELGSSLQVIDAEVVPAWLKGGTVQARLLVKATREEQYGAVTLALLMASAESDVARFDVQPKKTTAKTTTTRATSTKVSRSASSKGRPLPAREAIAAYAPTYAAFIKNHNKRLSYDKAYEIASAVIGWSVNYNVDARLVMALLIAESDFNPAELSGPGATGLGQLMPETARELGVRNPWNTNENLYGTVKYLKTQMDRYGASEDNAQRLALALAAYNAGPGAVKKHGGVPPYRETQNYVRRILRTYRQLCGA
- a CDS encoding DCC1-like thiol-disulfide oxidoreductase family protein, whose protein sequence is MSQPIMFYDGECGLCSRTVQWCLWHDKRGVVRFAPIQGSTYAALDNPNKPTDVSTMVLAEGDQLFIKSTGVLRLMTKMGGIWKPFGHLGLVCPRGLRDNVYDFVAKRRLKFFGKADSCTLPSPEQRVRFLQ
- the udk gene encoding uridine kinase, coding for MLIAIAGGTGSGKSTLADALATATGAVVVRIDDYYRPLNHLTFEERELVNFDAPDAIDHVLMTEHLAMLLDGQTVEKPIYDFTKHTRAVFGEEISPCSTIIVEGLFALYWPELNELCGTKVFVETPYELRFMRRLRRDIDERGRDEDEVTTRFRSHVNPMHERFVQPTCAHADVVVYGDRPLQESLEKVLELIGNGQASLL